Within the Halorhabdus rudnickae genome, the region ACCAGGGAAGCGAGGTCGTGCGAACCGAAGAAGCGATGTTCGCCACCCTCGCGCCCCTGACACTCACGGAGTGAGAATCCGATGCCACAACCAAGCAGACCACGCAAAGGCTCGCTGGCCTACAGTCCGCGCAAGCGCGCGACCAGTGAGACGCCGCGGTTCAACACCTGGCCCGATGACGCGGGCCAGCCGGGCGTACAGGGCTTTGCCGGCTACAAGGCCGGCATGAGCCACGTCGTTGTCATCAACGACGAGCCCGACTCGCCGCGAGAGGGCATGGAGGAGACCGTGCCCGTCACTGTCGTCGAGACGCCGCCGATGCGGGCGGTGGCTCTGCGAGCCTACGAAGACACGCCGTACGGCCTGCGCCCCCTCACGGAGGTCTGGACCGACGAGTTCCATCCGGATCTCGATCGGGCCATCGACCTCCCGGAGGGCCAGGACCGCGACGCCACAGAGGAACAGATCAGGAGCGCCTTGGACGACGGTCGTCTCGGGGACGTGCGTCTCATCACGCACACGGTCCCGGGCGAGCTCGCAGGCGTTCCCAAGAACGAACCGGACGTCATGGAGACCCGCGTCGGCGGCGGTTCGCTGACCGATCGCCTCGAGCACGGCCTCGAACTGCTCAACGACGGCGAGTACGCCATGACCGACGTCTTCCGCGCCGGCGAGTACGCCGACGTGGCGGGCGTCACCAAGGGCAAGGGCACCCAGGGCCCCGTCAAGCGCTGGGGCGTCCAGAAACGGAAGGGCAAACACGCCCGCCAGGGCTGGCGCCGCCGGATCGGCAACCTGGGTCCGTGGAACCCCTCGCGGGTTCGCTCGACGGTGCCCCAGCAGGGCCAGACCGGCTACCACCAGCGCACCGAACTCAACAAGCGCCTCATCGACCTCGGCGACGACGACGTCACCCCCGACGGTGGCTTCGTCAACTACGGCGAGGTCGACGGGGAGTACGCGCTCGTCAAGGGCTCGGTTCCCGGGCCCGAGGAGCGCCTGGTTCGCCTGCGCCCGGCCGTCCGGCCGACCGACCAGCCGCGTCTCGACCCCGAGGTGCGGTACGTCTCTACGGAGTCAAACCAGGGGTGAGATGAATGCAGGCAACACTACACGACCTGGACGGCAGCGCCGACGGCGAGGTCGAGCTGCCGGACGTCTTCGAGACGCCCTACCGGCCCGACCTCATCAAGTCGGCAGTGCTCGCCGCCCAGGCCAACCGCAAGCAGAAGTACGGAGCCGACGAGTACGCGGGCCTGCGGACGCCCGCCGAGTCGATGGGGAGTGGCCGCGGTCAGGCCCACGTCCCCCAGCAGGACGGCCAGGCACGACGCGTCCCCCAGACGGTGGGGGGCCGGCCGGCCCACCCGCCGAAGGCCGAGAAAGACCCTGCGCCCGACCTCAACGACAAGGAACGCAAACTTGCGACCCGATCGGCGATCGCGGCGACCGCCGACGCGGATCTGGTCGCAGAGCGCGGTCACGAGTTCGACGAAGGTGTCGACCTGCCGCTGGTCGTCTCTGATTCCTTCGAGGATCTCCAGAAGACCCAGGCAGTCGTCGACGTGCTCGAGAGCCTCGGCGTCCACGCGGACATCGAGCGGGCCGACGACCGGACCGTGCGAGCCGGCCAGGGGACGACCCGCGGCCGGAAGTACCGCACGCCGACGTCGATCCTGTTCGTCACGAGCGAGGAGCCCTCGAAAGCGGCCCGCAACCTCGCGGGCGCGGACGTCACGACCGCACGCGAAGTCAACACGGAAGACCTCGCGCCGGGCGCGACGGGCGGGCGACTCACCGTCTGGACGGAAAGCGCACTCGCGGAGGTGGCCGACCGATGACCGATCCGATCGACGTCATCGAGCACCCTCACGTCACCGAAAAGGCCATGGACAAGATGGACTTCCAGAACAAGCTGCAGTTCATCGTCAAGACGGACGCGGCCAAGGCCGACGTACGCGAGGCCGTCGAGCAGCAGTTCGACGTGACGGTCGAGAACGTGAACACGCAGGTCACGATGAATGGCAACAAAAAGGCGGAGGTTACCCTCTCGGCTGACGACGACGCCGAGGAGATCGCCTCCCGAATCGGGGTGTTCTGAACATGGGACGACGTATTCAGGGACAACGACGCGGTCGCGGGACGCCCACGTTCCGGGCGCCCTCCCATCGCTACAAGTCCGATCTCTCACACCGGAGCACCGAAGCGCGTGACGGCGATCTCATTGCGGGTACGGTCGTGGATATCGAACACGATCCGGCCCGGAGCGCGCCCGTCGCCGCCGTCGAGTTCGAAGATGGTGACCAACGACTGGTACTGGCGCCGGAAGGCGTCGGCGTCGGCGACGAGATCCAGGTCGGGGTCAGCGCGGATATCAAGCCGGGCAACACGTTGCCACTGGCGGAGATCCCCGAGGGCGTCCAGATCTGTAACGTCGAGGCTAATCCCGGCGACGGTGGGCAGTTCGCCCGCGCGTCGGGCGTCTCGGCCCAGTTGATGGCCCACGACCGCAACGTAACGGTCGTTCAGTTGCCCAGCGACGAGGTCAAGCGACTGGATCCGGACTGCCGGGCGACGATCGGCGTCGTCGCGGGCGGCGGCCGGACGGAGAAGCCCTTCGTGAAGGCAGGCAACAAGTACCACAAGATGGCCTCCCGCGGGACGAAGTGGCCGCGGGTCCGCGGTGTCGCGATGAACGCCGTCGATCACCCCTTCGGTGGTGGCGGCCGCCAGCATCCCGGCAAGCCCAAGTCCATCTCACGCAACGCCCCGCCGGGCCGGAAAGTGGGCGACATCTCCTCGCGACGCACCGGCCGAGGTGAGGACCAATGAGTTCGAGTGACTATCAGATCGGCCACGAGGGTGAGTTCACCTACCGTGGTCACACGCTAGAGGAGTTGCAGGAGATGTCGATCGAGGAAGTCGCGGAACTGTTACCCGCACGCAAGCGGCGAAGCATCAAACGCGGCCTGTCCTACGAAAAGGAACAACTGCTCGAGAAGGCCCGCGAGGCCGGCGAGGAGGAGACGGCGAACGACCCGATCAGGACCCACCTGCGGGACATGCCGATCCTCCCCGAGTTCGTCGGGATCACCTTTGCGGTCCACAACGGCCAGAGCTTCGAGCGCGTGAAGGTCGAACCGGAGATGATCGGCCATTACCTGGGCGAGTTCCAGCTCACGCGCACGAGCGTCGAGCACGGACAGGCCGGGATCGGGGCGACCCGCTCCTCGAAGTTCGTGCCCCTCAAGTAATCCATGGGAATCAGCTACTCAGTCGACGCAGATCCGGAGACGACGGCGAAAGCGATGCTCCGGGAGCGTCAGATGAGCCACAAGCACAGCAAGGCCATCGCCCGGGAGATCAAGGGCATGACCGCCGAGGCGGCGGTCGCCTATCTCGAGGACGTCATCGAGGGCGCCCAGTCGGTGCCCTTCAAGTCCCACAATTCGGGCGTCGGCCACCGATCAGACGTCGAGGGCTGGGACGCCGGCCGATACCCCGAGAAGGCCAGCGAGGCCTTCCTCGACCTGCTCGAGAACGCCATCGGCAACGCCGAGTACGCGGGCCAAGACGGCGAGTCCATGGAGATCATGCACGTCGCCGCTCACAAGGTCGGCGAGCAGCGTGGTCGCCAGCCCCGTGCAATGGGTCGAGCCAACGAGTGGAACACGCCGGAGGTCGACGTCGAACTCATCCTGGTAGAACCCGACGCCGAGGAGGGTGATGCCTGATGGCCGACGAACTGCAGTTCATCGAGGACGGCCTCCAGCGCACCCAGATCGACGAGTTCTTCGAGGACGAACTCGGTCGGGCGGGCTACGGCGGCATGGAAGTCGCTAAGACGCCGATGGGGACCCAGATCGTCCTCAAGGCCGAAAAGCCCGGCATGGTGATCGGGAAGGGTGGGAAGAACATCCGCAAGATCACCACCACCCTCGAAGAGGAGTTCGACCTCGAGGACCCCCAGGTCGACGTCCAGGAGGTCGAGGAGCCGGATCTGAACGCCCGGATCGTCGCCGATCGCCTGGCCAACGCCTTAGAGCGCGGCTGGTACTTCCGGAAGGCCGGTCACACGACGATCGACCGGATCATGGAAGCCGGCGCGAAGGGTGCCGAGATCGTCCTCTCGGGGAAGGTCACAGGCGCCCGCTCCCGCGTCGAGAAGTTCAACCGCGGCTACATCAAGCACAACGGCGAACCCGCCGAGGACATCGTCGACCACGGTCAGGGCGTCGCCGTCATGAAGCTCGGCACGATCGGCGTGGACGTCAAGATCATCCCGCCGGAGGCCGAGCTGCCCGACGACTTCGAGATCTACGAGGACGTCGACGTCTCGGAGTACGTCGAAGAAGTCGAAGGCGACTCGGTCGAGGAGCTACTCACCGGCGAGCCCGAAGAGGGCGAGGATGACGCGGAAGCCGCGACGGGCGCGCCGCCCGAGGAATCCGAGGAGGCGGCCGACGAGGACGCCCCCGAGGAGGAAGTCGTCGAGGAGGCTGCCGAGGCCGAAGAGTTCGACGACGTCGATGTCCCGGACGATTCGGGTGTCGAGGAAGACCTCGACGAACTCGAGTCGGCCGTCGACGAGGAACTCGACGAGGAGACAGAAGAAGAGGCCGAGGAACTCCTCGAAGAGATGGACAGCGCAGAGCAGGACTCCGCGGACACTTCGAGCGGCGACGAGCCGCGAGACGACGCGGATGCAGACGCTGCCGACGACGAAGCTGACGAGGAGGGTGACGAGGAATGACGATCCTCCATCCCACGGAGATCCGCGACATGACGCCCGCCGAGCGCGAGGCCGAACTCGAGGACCTCCAGACGGAACTGCTGAACGCCCGCGCCGTCCAGGCGACGGGTGGCGCTCCGGAGAACCCCGGGCGCATCAAGGAGATCCGCAAGGCGATCGCGCGGATCAAGACGATCGAAGCTGAAGAAACAGAGGAGACAGCGTAATGTCACGTACCGCCGTCACCCTGCCACGCCACGAACTGATCGGGCTCGCCGTTCGCGTCAGCGACGCGACCGATCCCGGTCTCGTGGGCATCGAGGGAACGGTCGTCAACGAGACGACCAACACCCTCGTGATCGGGGCTGGCGGGCGGACGTGGCAGGTCCCGAAGGCCGCCGTGACCTTCGAGTTCGAACTGCCCGACGGTGCGGGGGACGATCCCGATTCGGGTGCGTCCACCGTCGTCACCGTCGAGGGAGTGCGGCTCGTTGCACGGCCAGCCAGACGGACCGAGCGGAGAGGTGATTCCACATGGCGTTAGGATTGAACGTACGACAGCCGGACGAGACCTGTGACGACCCCAACTGCCCGTTCCACGGCACCCTCTCGGTGCGCGGGCAGACGGTCGAAGGCACGGTCGCGTCCACAGACATGGAGAAGACCGTCGTCGTCGAGCGCGAGTACGACGTCCCGGTGCCGAAATACGACCGCCTGATGAAACGGCGGAGTCGCATCCCGGCTCACGCACCCCCGTGCGTGGACCTGGATGAGGGCGACACGGTCACGATCGCAGAGACCCGACCACTCTCGAAGACGAAATCACACGTAGTGGTCGAGAAACACGGAGGTGAGGCCTGATGGAGGCCCTCAACGCCGACGTCACCCAGGGCCTAGAGAAGGGTTCGCTCGTCACGTGTGCGGACAACACGGGCGCACGCGAACTCAAGGTCATTAGCGTCGCGGGCTACTCCGGGACGAAGAACCGCCACCCGAAGGCGGGCCTGGGCGACAAGATTACCGTCTCGGTGACCAAGGGTACCCCAGAGATGCGACGGCAGGTGCTGGAGGCAGTCGTCGTCCGCCAGCGCAAGCCGATCCGGCGACCCGACGGCCAGCGCGTGAAGTTCGAGGATAACGCGGCCGTCATCGTCGACGAGAACGAGGATCCCCGAGGGACCGAACTTCGCGGGCCGATCGCCCGCGAGGTGGCCGAACGCTTTGGCTCCATCGCCTCGGCAGCCACGATGATCGTATAGCTATGAGTGAACAACCAACCAAACAGCGCAACGAGACCGAGCGCGCGCCGTTGCACGAGCGACACAAGCAGGTCCACGCGACGCTGACCGACGACCTCCGCGAGGAGTACGACACCCGACGCGTCCGCGTCAACGCGGGCGACACGGTCGAGGTCATGCGCGGCGACTTCGCCGGCGAAGAGGGCGAAGTGCTCGACGTCGACCTCCGGGACGCGACGATCAGCGTCGAGGACGTCACCGTCGAGACCGCCGATGGCGAGGAAACTCCCCGCCGTCTAGAGGCCAGTAACGTCCGCGTGACTGATCTGGACCTCGCTGACGACGTGCGACGGCAGCGACTCGAGGAGGACGAACAATGAGCAACCACCAGAAACGACTCTCGGTACCGGAACGCTGGCCGGTCGAGCGCAAGACCGAGACCTTCACCGTCAAGGCCGACGCCGGCCCACACGGCGAGGCCGGCGTGCCCCTGCTGATCGTCCTCCGGGACGTCCTGGGGTACGTCGACAGCCGCAAGGAGGCTCGCTTCGCGCTCGATCAGGACCAGGTGCTGATCAACGGCGACCCCGAAAGCGACGAAACCCGTCCCGTGGGGATGTTCGACATCCTTGCGTTCATGGAGCGCGAGGAGTTCTACCGCGTGTTCCCCGGCGAGGGCGGTCGGCTCGCGCTGACGCCCATCGACGAGGACGCAGCCCAGTCAAAGCTCGGCAAGATCGTCGAGAAGGGTAACGTCCCCGGCGGCGACCTCCAGCTGACGCTGCACGACGGCGAGACGCTGCTGGTCGGCGAGGACGCCCCCTACGAGGGCAACGACTCGATCGTCGTTGCCAACGACAGCGAGGAGATCGTTGCCCACTTCGAGTACGAGGAGGGCGCTCTCGTTACGGCCGTCGATGGCCAGCACGCCGGCGAGATCGGGACGATCGAAGAGATCCAGGTCACGCCCGGCAGTGCCGACAACAACGTCATCGTCGAACGCGAGGACGGCTCGACAGTCGAGACCGTCGAGGAGTACGTCGTCGTCATCGACGAGAACTTTACTAGCGACGACGCCGACGAGGACGTCAAGGAGGACGAATCCGACGCAGAAGCCGACGAGGCCGACGCCGAGGACGCGTCCGAAGACGGAGGTGCTGAGGAATGAGCTCCGAGACCGAGGCCGGGTTCCACCCGATGCGCGAGCCGTCCGTCGAGAAGGTCGTCGTCCACATGGGCATCGGTCAGGGCGGTCAGCAGCTGGCTGACGCAGAGGAGATCTTGGCAGAGATCGCCGGCCAGCAGCCCGTCCGGACCAACGCCAAGGCGACCGTCGGCGAGTTCGAAATCCGGCAGGGTGACCCCGTCGGGACAAAGGTCACGCTGCGGGATGAGGACGCCGAGGAGTTCCTCGAGACGGCACTGGAACTGGTCGACATCGAAGCGTCGCAGTTCGACGAGACCGGCAACTTCAGCTTCGGTGTCGAGGAACATACTGACTTCCCCAGCCAGGAGTACGACCCGACCATCGGGATCTACGGGCTGGACGTGACGGTGAACCTGACGCGGCCGGGCTATCGCGTCACCAAGCGCGATAAGGCGTCCCGGGCGATCCCCGCGAACCATCGGCTCGATCCGGAGGACGCGATCGCGTTCGTCGAGTCGACCTTCGACGTGGAGGTGAGCGAATGAGCGAGAGCGAGACAGACAGCGACACGGGCGCAGAAGCAACCGGCGAGCAGGCCGCAAAGCGGACCGGCCAGCTAGAGGCCTGCCAGCGCTGCGGGCGCGAACAGGGCCTTGTCGGCAAGTACGACATCTTCCTGTGCCGGCAGTGTTTCCGGGAGATCGCCCCCGACATGGGATTCGAGAAGTACAGCTAACGATGACAGGAAACGATCCACTCAGCGCGGCGCTCGCGGAGATCGATAACGCCGAGAGCGTCGGCCAGCTGTCACACATAGTCGAGCCCGCCTCGAACGAGATCGGCAACGTCCTCGAAGTGTTCTACGACCGTGGCTACATCGACGGTTTCGAACACATCGAAGACGGCAAGGCCGGCAAATTCGAGGTCGAATTGAAAGGTGCGATCAACGAATGTGGCCCGGTCAAACCCCGCTATTCGGCGGGATCCGACGAGTTCGAGCAATGGGAGAAGCGATTCCTCCCTGCTCGGGACTACGGGACGCTCGTCGTGACCACCAGCCACGGGATCATGAGCCACTACGAGGCCCGGCAAGCGGGCGTCGGTGGCCAGGTGATCGCCTACGTATACTGACAATGCCACGCACAGAACTACAGCTACCGGAGGACGTGAGTGCCGAGATGGACCATCTTGAACTCACCGTCGAAGGGCCCGAAGGCAGCGTCACGCGCCGGCTGTGGTATCCGGACGTGTCGGTCGAGGTGGCCGACGAGACGGTCGTCATCGAGTCTGCGGAAGACGACGCAAAGACGATGTCGACGATCGGGACCTTCGAGAGCCACGTGCAGAACATGTTCCACGGCGTCACCGAGGGCTGGGAGTACGAGATGGAAGTCTTCTACTCTCACTTCCCGATGCAGGTGCGCGCCGAGGATAGCGAGATCGTCATCGAGAATTTCCTCGGAGAGCGCGCGCCGCGGACGACCCCGATCCACGGGGACACCGAGGTCGAGATCGACGAAGAGCAGATCACGCTGCGCGGGCCCAGCATCGAGGATGTCGGCCAGACGGCCGCGGACATCGAGCAGCTAACCCGCGTCACGGACAAGGATGTCCGCGTCTTCCAGGACGGCGTCTACATCACCCAGAAACCGAACCGAGGTGAGGCCTGATGGCCGAAGACGAGGAATTCACGGAGTTGACGGACGTCAGCGGGATCGGCGACGGAACGGCCGAATCGCTTCGCGAGGCCGGCTTCGAGACTATTTCCGATCTGCGCGAGGCGACGGAAGACGAACTTATCGAAGTCTCGGGCATCGGCAACGCGCTGGCTGCCCGGATCAAGGCCGACATCGGCAGTGTCGAACCCGACGAGGACGTTGACGCCGATGTCGACGAGGAGTCCGAAACGGACGCCGAGACCGAGAGCGCCGAGTCCTACGAGGAACTGACAGACATCAGCGGCGTCAGCGAGGACAAAGCCGAGACGCTGCGGGAGGCGGGCTTCGAGACGGTCGAAGACGTCGCCCGCGCCGAGCAATCGGACCTGACCGCGGTCGAGGGCATCGGCAACGCCCTGGCCGCCCGAATCCAGGCCGACATCGGCGAACTCGACGTCTCGGCCGCCGAGACCGCCGAGGTCGAGGAGGCTGGTGCGGAAGCCAAAGAGGCCGAAGATGTCGAGACGGAACTGCAGGCGCGCGGCCACGCAGAGAAGACGCCCGAGTTGAGCGACGAGGAGGCACGTCTGCTCGTCCAGCGACGACGCGAGGGCAAGCCGCAGTTCAACCGGCAGGACTACCACAAGAAAAAGCGCGTCCCGACGTCCTGGCGACGCCCGCGGGGCGGCCTCTCGAAGCAGCGCCGCGGCGTCAAGGGCAAGGGCGATACTGTCGAAGCCGGATTCCGGACGCCCGAAGCGGTTCGGGGACTCCACCCCTCTGGCTTCGAGGAAGTCCGCGTCCACAACGTTGCGGACCTCGAGGGTGTCGACGGTGACAGCCAGGCAGTGCGGATCGCCTCGAAAGTCGGTGGCCGCAAGCGCGAGCGCATCGAGGAGGTCGCGGAAAACGAAGGGATCCGCGTCCTCAATCCCACCTACGTCGAAGTCGAGGTGAACGATGACTGATCTGAGTGCACAGAAACGGATGGCCGCCGACGTACTGGACGTCGGGAAGAACCGCGTCTGGTTCGATCCCGAGGCCCAAGACGAGATCGCCGAGGCGATCACGCGGGCGGATCTGCGTGATCTCGTCGATCGAGGCGTCATCCGCGCCGAGGAACCGGACGGCAACTCCCGCGGACGGGCCAAAGAGCGCCAGCAGAAGCGTGCGTACGGCCACCAGAAGGGACACGGGTCCCGGAAGGGGTCTGCGGGAGCGCGACAGAACGAGAAAGAAGACTGGGTCTCGCGGATCCGTGCCCAGCGGGAACACCTTCGCGAACTCCGCGACGACGGCGAGCTGTCGCCGACGGAGTACCGCGAACTGTACGATCAGGCCAGCGGCGGCGAATTCGACGACGTCGGTGACCTGACGCGATATATTGACGACCAATACGGTGATCAGTGAATGGCGACAGGACCACGATACAAGGTGCCGATGCGTCGGCGCCGCGAATCCCGGACGGACTACCATCAGCGGTTGCGCCTGCTGAAATCCGGCAAGCCCCGCCTCGTGGCGCGGCTCTCGAACAGCCAGGCCAGGGCGCAGCTGGTGACTACCGGGCCCGATGGAGACGAGACAGTTGCAGCCGCCGAGTCGAACGACCTCGCCGAGTACGGCTGGGAGGCACCGACGGGCAACCTGCCCGCCGCGTATCTCACCGGCCTGCTCGCCGGGCTGCGAGCGATCGACGCCGGCTACGAGGAAGCCGTGCTGGACATCGGACTCAACACGCCGACGCCAGGGAGCAAAGTATTCGCGATCCAGGAGGGTGCGATCGACGCCGGCCTGGAAATCCCCCACAACGACGACGTGCTTGCCGACTGGGAGCGGACCAGCGGTGAACACATCGCCGAGTACGCCGAGATGCGTGAGGAACCGCTGTATAGCGGGGATTTCGACGCGACAGAGCTACCCGCACACTTCGCGGAGTTGCGGGAGACGTTACTCGAAGGTGACATCGAACTATGAGCGACGGATGGGAACCACGAACGCGGCTCGGCCGCCAGGTCGCCGACGGCGAGATCGACTCGATGCGCGACGCCCTGAACGCCGGGCTGCCGCTGAAGGAACCGGAGATCGTCGACCAGCTCGTCCCCGGGCTGGAAGACGAAGTACTGGACATCAACATGGTCCAGCGGATGACCGACTCTGGCCGCCGGGTGAAGTTCCGGTGTGTCGTCGTCGTGGGCAACCGCGACGGTCTGGTCGGCTACGCCGAGGGGCGTGACGACCAGGTCGGCGGCGCGATCCAGAAGGCAATCGAGGTCGCCAAGCTGAACCTGATCGACGTCTCGCGTGGCTGTGGCTCCTGGGAGTGTGGCTGTGGCCGAGCGCACACGGTCGCGCTGCGGACCACGGGCAAGGCCGGCAGCGTCGAGGTCGAACTCCAGCCCGCCCCGCGCGGACTGGGCCTGGCCGGCGGAGAAACCGTCCGGCACGTCCTCGAACTCGCCGGCATCGAAGACATCTGGACGCGCTCGTCGGGGAACACCCGCACGACGGTCAACTTCGCAAAGGCGACGTTCAACGCCCTGCGGAACACGGCCGAAGCACGGGTCCCCGAGCGAGCCTTCGAGGAGCGCGAGGTGATCGAGTAATGGAAGTACTCGTTCAGTTGCGAGGCGAGGTTGACGTCAGTCAGGACGTCGTCGACACCCTGGAGATGCTCAACCTGGGCCGCGTCAATCACGCCACGTTCGTCCCCGAGACCGAGGCCTACCGGGGCATGATCACGAAGGTTCACGACGTGGTCGCCCACGGCGAACCCTCTGTCGAGACAGTCGAGTTGCTCCTCGAAAAGCGGGCTGAGCCTGCCGAAGGCGAAGGAGACATCGACGACGAGTGGGTCGGCTGGAACACAAACTACGACGACCTCGAAAGTCTGGCCGAAGCCCTCCTCGAAGAGGAGACAACCCTGCAGGAAGTCGGCCTGTCGCCGACACTCCGTCTGCACCCACCACGGAAGGGCCACGACGGGATCAAGCATCCGACCACCGAGGGCGGACAACTCGGTAATCACTCGACCGAGGCGATCGACGACCTGCTGGAGGCGATGCGATAATGACTAGTAAGAAAAAGCGCCAGCGCGGTTCGCGCACACACGGCGGTGGCACGCACAAGAACCGTCGCGGTGCCGGTCACCGCGGCGGTCGCGGCGACGCCGGCCGCGACAAACACGAAATGCACAACTACCCGCCGATCGGCAAGAGCGGGTTCACGCGCCCCGAGAAGACCCAGGAGGACGTCCGCGAGATCGACGTCCGGAAACTCGACGAGGACGCGGCCCTGTTGGCCGCCGAGGGCCTCGCCGAGGAGACCGACGGCGGCTACCGGATCGATGCCCGCGAAGTCGTCGAGGACGGTCACGAGGCCGACGTCGTAAAAGTACTCGGTAGCGGGCAGGTCCGCAACGAACTGACCGTCGTCGCCGACGCGTTCTCGGCCGGTGCCCGCGAGAAGCTCGAGGCCGCCGGTGGGAGTGCGGAGCTGAGCGAGCGCGGCGAACAACGACAGGATAAAGAGCACGCCGACGCCGACAGCGAGTAAGGATGAGCTGGAAGGACACCGCTGAACCACTGCTGACGCGGATGCCGTCGGTCGCCCGCCCGGAGGGCCACGTGCCGTTCAAGCGCAAGCTGGGCTGGACAGCCGGCGTGCTAGTGCTGTATTTCTTCCTGACCAACGTCTACCTGTTCGGACTGGGGACCGGTGGCGGCGACGCGTTCGGTCGCTTCCGGTCGATCCTGGCCGGTGGACAGGGGACGATTTTGCAACTCGGCATCGGGCCAATCGTTACGGCAAGCATCGTCCTGCAGTTGCTGGGCGGTGCGGATCTGCTGGGCCTTGACACCCAGAACAATCCACGCGATCAGGTGCTCTATCAGGGCCTCCAGAAAGTGCTGGTACTCGTGATGATCGCCCTGACCGGGCTCCCGATGGTGTTCGCCGCCAACTTCCTGCCGGCAGACCCGGTCTTTGGACTGGGTACAACGGGAACGAAGTGGCTCATGTTCCTCCAGATCGCCGTCGGCGGTGTCCTCATCCTCTACATGGACGAGGTGATCAGCAAGTGGGGCGTCGGGAGCGGGATCGGCCTGTTCATCATCGCTGGCGTCAGCCAGAGTCTGGTGGGCGGGTTGATCGCGATCCCGCAGCTATCGCCGACCAACGACTGGGGCCTCATTCCTTCCTGGATTGCGATGGGGCTTGGCTACCGGGACATCCCTTCGGTGCTGACCACGGAAGGGTTGCTGGACTTCCTCTTTGGACAAGGCCAGATCATCGCCCTGCTCACGACTCTCTCGATCTTCGTGATCGTCGTCTACGCGGAGTCGGTCCGGGTGGAAATCCCGCTCAGTCACGCTCGCGTGAAGGGTGCCCGCGGACGATTCCCCGTGAAACTCATCTACGCGAGCGTCCTGCCGATGATCCTCGTCCGGGCGTTGCAGCAGAACGCCCAGTTCCTCGGGCGGATACTCAACCAGCAACTCGGGGGCAGTATGCCCGCTATCCTGGGCACCTACGGATCGAACGGTAATCCAACGGGCGGACTGTTCTACTACCTGGCACCGGTCCAGTCGCCGAGTCAGTGGGCGTGGTTCCTCGGTGGAGTCTCCCAGCCGGTCTGGAAGGTCCTGCTGCGTGTCGGTATCGATCTCACCGTCATGATCGTCGGCGGCGCCATATTCGCCGTCTTCTGGGTCGAGACGACTGACATGGGTCCGGAGGCGACGGCCCAGCAGATCCAGAATTCCGGCATGCAGATCCCCGGCTTCCGACAGAGCCCCGGCGTACTCGAGAAGGTGCTTGGACGGTACATTCCGCAAGTGACGGTCATCGGCGGCGCCCTCGTTGGCCTGCTGGCCGTCCTGGCGAACATGCTCGGCACGATCGGCGGCGTCACCGGAACCGGACTGCTGCTGACCGTGAGCATTACCTACAAGCTCTACGAGGAAATCGCCGAGGAGCAACTCATGGAGATGCATCCCATGATGCGCCAGATGTTCGGCTAAGCCGACACCTGACTGGCTACCGGAATGGGGCCACCAACGTTTCCAGATTGAAACGACGGACAAGCAG harbors:
- a CDS encoding 50S ribosomal protein L3, which codes for MPQPSRPRKGSLAYSPRKRATSETPRFNTWPDDAGQPGVQGFAGYKAGMSHVVVINDEPDSPREGMEETVPVTVVETPPMRAVALRAYEDTPYGLRPLTEVWTDEFHPDLDRAIDLPEGQDRDATEEQIRSALDDGRLGDVRLITHTVPGELAGVPKNEPDVMETRVGGGSLTDRLEHGLELLNDGEYAMTDVFRAGEYADVAGVTKGKGTQGPVKRWGVQKRKGKHARQGWRRRIGNLGPWNPSRVRSTVPQQGQTGYHQRTELNKRLIDLGDDDVTPDGGFVNYGEVDGEYALVKGSVPGPEERLVRLRPAVRPTDQPRLDPEVRYVSTESNQG
- the rpl4p gene encoding 50S ribosomal protein L4, which encodes MQATLHDLDGSADGEVELPDVFETPYRPDLIKSAVLAAQANRKQKYGADEYAGLRTPAESMGSGRGQAHVPQQDGQARRVPQTVGGRPAHPPKAEKDPAPDLNDKERKLATRSAIAATADADLVAERGHEFDEGVDLPLVVSDSFEDLQKTQAVVDVLESLGVHADIERADDRTVRAGQGTTRGRKYRTPTSILFVTSEEPSKAARNLAGADVTTAREVNTEDLAPGATGGRLTVWTESALAEVADR
- a CDS encoding 50S ribosomal protein L23; its protein translation is MTDPIDVIEHPHVTEKAMDKMDFQNKLQFIVKTDAAKADVREAVEQQFDVTVENVNTQVTMNGNKKAEVTLSADDDAEEIASRIGVF
- a CDS encoding 50S ribosomal protein L2; its protein translation is MGRRIQGQRRGRGTPTFRAPSHRYKSDLSHRSTEARDGDLIAGTVVDIEHDPARSAPVAAVEFEDGDQRLVLAPEGVGVGDEIQVGVSADIKPGNTLPLAEIPEGVQICNVEANPGDGGQFARASGVSAQLMAHDRNVTVVQLPSDEVKRLDPDCRATIGVVAGGGRTEKPFVKAGNKYHKMASRGTKWPRVRGVAMNAVDHPFGGGGRQHPGKPKSISRNAPPGRKVGDISSRRTGRGEDQ
- a CDS encoding 30S ribosomal protein S19; the protein is MSSSDYQIGHEGEFTYRGHTLEELQEMSIEEVAELLPARKRRSIKRGLSYEKEQLLEKAREAGEEETANDPIRTHLRDMPILPEFVGITFAVHNGQSFERVKVEPEMIGHYLGEFQLTRTSVEHGQAGIGATRSSKFVPLK
- a CDS encoding 50S ribosomal protein L22 codes for the protein MGISYSVDADPETTAKAMLRERQMSHKHSKAIAREIKGMTAEAAVAYLEDVIEGAQSVPFKSHNSGVGHRSDVEGWDAGRYPEKASEAFLDLLENAIGNAEYAGQDGESMEIMHVAAHKVGEQRGRQPRAMGRANEWNTPEVDVELILVEPDAEEGDA
- a CDS encoding 30S ribosomal protein S3 translates to MADELQFIEDGLQRTQIDEFFEDELGRAGYGGMEVAKTPMGTQIVLKAEKPGMVIGKGGKNIRKITTTLEEEFDLEDPQVDVQEVEEPDLNARIVADRLANALERGWYFRKAGHTTIDRIMEAGAKGAEIVLSGKVTGARSRVEKFNRGYIKHNGEPAEDIVDHGQGVAVMKLGTIGVDVKIIPPEAELPDDFEIYEDVDVSEYVEEVEGDSVEELLTGEPEEGEDDAEAATGAPPEESEEAADEDAPEEEVVEEAAEAEEFDDVDVPDDSGVEEDLDELESAVDEELDEETEEEAEELLEEMDSAEQDSADTSSGDEPRDDADADAADDEADEEGDEE
- the rpmC gene encoding 50S ribosomal protein L29, which gives rise to MTILHPTEIRDMTPAEREAELEDLQTELLNARAVQATGGAPENPGRIKEIRKAIARIKTIEAEETEETA
- a CDS encoding ribonuclease P protein component 1, with translation MSRTAVTLPRHELIGLAVRVSDATDPGLVGIEGTVVNETTNTLVIGAGGRTWQVPKAAVTFEFELPDGAGDDPDSGASTVVTVEGVRLVARPARRTERRGDSTWR